The Nothobranchius furzeri strain GRZ-AD chromosome 8, NfurGRZ-RIMD1, whole genome shotgun sequence genome includes a region encoding these proteins:
- the yjefn3 gene encoding yjeF N-terminal domain-containing 3 produces MDKMNHSSAEAEAETIEPLRFLSKGDMAAIETELVRDYKFGQQQLVEIWGQACALAITKAYPLSSLTKKQPTVLVICGPDQNGSIGLVCARHLRIFDYEPTIYHPKRSSHSLHQDFTVQCEKMDIPFLSYLPTEVQLINDAYNLVVDAMLGLEEDCSNIKEPYSGILATLKQIKIPIASVDVPSGWDVEEPSQDGINPDVLISLIAPKKCATNFSGKHFLAGRFLPYDIQKKYELNLPDYSGTDCLIEL; encoded by the exons CAAAGGGGACATGGCAGCCATTGAGACAGAGCTGGTGAGGGACTATAAGTTTGGACAACAGCAGCTGGTAGAAATCTGGGGACAAGCATGTGCCCTCGCCATCACTAAG GCGTATCCACTCAGCTCTCTAACGAAGAAGCAGCCGACGGTGCTGGTGATCTGTGGCCCGGATCAGAACGGCTCCATCGGCCTGGTGTGTGCCCGACACCTGCGCATTTTT GACTATGAGCCCACCATCTATCACCCGAAACGTTCCTCTCACAGTCTGCACCAGGATTTCACAGTTCAGTGTGAGAAGATGGATATCCCTTTCCTCTCTTATCTGCCCACAGAG GTGCAGCTCATAAATGATGCGTACAACCTCGTTGTTGATGCCATGCTGGGTCTTGAGGAAGACTGTTCCAACATCAAGGAGCCATATTCTGGTATTCTGGCAACACTCAAGCAAATCAAGATTCCCATTGCCAGCGTGGATGTTCCCTCAG GTTGGGATGTAGAAGAACCCAGTCAGGACGGAATAAACCCGGATGTTCTCATCTCTCTCATTGCGCCAAAGAAGTGCGCAACAAACTTCTCTGGGAAGCATTTCCTGGCCGGACGCTTCCTGCCTTATGACATTCAGAAAAAATATGAGCTTAATCTCCCAGATTACTCCGGCACAGACTGTCTCATAGAGCTGTAA